Sequence from the Amycolatopsis sp. NBC_00345 genome:
ACGTACCAGCACAGCCGGCCGATCCCGTCCTCCCGGCGATGGACCCGCCAACGCTTCGGGCCCCAGCACTCGGCGACGAACCCTTAGGGCGCACCGTTCCGATGACACGGACACCTCTTTCGCCCTCGCCGGCGCACCGTGGCACACCCGGGAATACAACGGCGAAGGAGACCACATCGCCGCGTCCCTCCGACACCGAGCCGGGAGCGGCGTCCGCAGCGGGGGAGCACCGGGCGACCACCCGTAAGCCGCCGGCAGAGGACGCGCCCGGTGATCCCGTCCGCAGCTCCGCCGAACCTGTCCCCGCCGGCGACTCACCGGCGGGGCCAACTCACCCGACGGCGCGGTCCGCCGCCCTGTCCCGGCCGGAACTGGTCGGGCCGGAGCTGGTCGGGCCGGTGGGGCCCAGGTCCGCCGATCCCGCCCGTGCCCCCGTTCCCACTGCCGTAGCCCGGCCCACGCGAAGAGCCGACGATGCCGATGTTCTTCCGCTGGCCGGTATGCCGACCGGCCGGCAATCCTCGGCACCGGGTGCAGATCTGGTTTTCCCGGTAGCAGCGTCACCGCCTCCGGGGGGCGTGCCGGCTGGGGAGCGATCTTCCGCGCCGAGCGGAGAGCCGGGTTTGCCGGTAGCAGCGGCGCCGGCCTCGGGTGGCGCGCCAGTGGGGGAGCAATCGCCGGCACTGGACGGAGATCTGGGTTTGCCGGTAGCAGCGTCGCCGCGTTCGGCCGGTGTGCTGGCTGGAGAGCAATCCTCGGCGCCGAGCGGAGAGCTGGGTTTGCCTGTGGTGTCGTCGCCCCCGGCCGGTCAGCGATCTTCCGCGCTTGATGGAGTGCCGGTTTTGCCTGTGGCAGGGTCGTTGCCTCCGGCGGACCCGCCCTTGTCCCATCGTGTACCGGCACCGGGAGGTCCGGTCGAAGAGCCGGCCCGCCCGGCGATCCGGCCGCCACTCCTGCTTCGCAGTTCGGCTGCGAGTGCCGCGGAAACTGTGGCGGTAACGGAATCGACCGTTCCCGGCCATTCCGGCCCGTTGTCCAGGGTCGGGCCGGAGGCTCCGGTCGCCGGACCGGAGGAGACCATCCGGCGCTCGGGGCCGGGGGAGCCCGTCGTTGCTCCGGTCGAGCCGATCGAGGCGGCGTCCCCTGCTGCCCCAGTCTCGGCCGGCCGGTCTGATTTGGTCGCCCGGCAGGCAGAGTCGCTCCAGTCCGGGCCGGAGGTTCTGGCTGCGGCGTCTGCCGTGGCGGACGGGCCGGAACGGGCGACCGAGCCGGTCGCCGGACCGGCTCGGCTGATCGAGCCGGCGTCCTCCGGCCCGGCGTTGCCTGACTCGGAATCGCCTGGCCCGGTGTTGCCGCTCGATCGGCCGATGATCGAGTCCGATCGGCCGGGGACAGCGAGGCCGGATTCCCCGCCACCGCCACCTCCACCGGCCTCGACTCGGGCTCCGGCCGAGGGATCCGATTCGGCTACTCGGCAACCAGAGCCGCTCCGGACGATCGCCCGCCCGACCGAGCCGGTCACGGAGGCCGGTTCCTCCTCGACGACACCACCCACGCCGCCCCGAACACCTCCAGCGTCGTCAGACCGACCGGAATCGGGCGACCCGATTCGCGATCAGTCCATCGACGGGCCCGGTTTCCCGGATTCCCCCATGACAGGACCGGCGCAGCCTGCCGCGTCGGGTTTCCCGGATTCCGCCACGGCCGGACCGGTGCAGCCGATCGCTCCCGGCTTGTCGGCCCCACCGGCCGCGCCCGGCTGGCCGACATTGCCTGCCACGCCTGGGTTGTCGGACCCGCAGGCCCTACCCGGTCGGCCGACTCCACCCGCCGGCCGCAACCTCCCCACCGTCTCGGCTGCTCGAAGGAACCGCCCCAGCCCGGCCGACCGCCCCAGCCCGGCCGACCGTGCCAATTCAGCCGACCGAGCACGGTCCCCGGACCACCCCTCACCCCGTCCGACCACCCAGACCAAGCCCGACCGGCCACGCCCTCCCTCTCTCCTCGCGCCCTCCGCCCAACCGCAGCTCGCCGCCGGGGTCACCGGCTCGCTGCGCCGGGCGGCCGAGGCGGTCGTCGACACTGTGGTGCCGGCTCCGTTGATCGCGCCCATGAAACGGGCGCTGGGGATCGACATCTCCGACGTGCGGGTCCGCCGCGGTGAGGAGGTGTCGCTCGCCGCTCGGTACCTCGGCGCTCGCGCCTTCACTGCCGACGAGGTGGTGCATCTGCCCGACAGCGCCGGGCCCGTGGAGGGAGGCGATGCCGCGCCGCTGCTCGCGCACGAGCTGACGCACGCCGCGCAGCAGCGGCACTTCGGGGCCGCGCTTCCCGGACCCGAAACAGCGGCCGGACGGCGGCTGGAGGCCGAGGCGGTGACGGTGCAGCAGTGGGTGGCCGAGGGAATGGTCGGCGAGCCGCCGGTCGTCCGCGGCCACTCCGCGCCGGTGCAGCTCGCGCGCGAGGACTACGACGATCTCGACGACGAGCCTGACGACGACTTCGACGAGGACATCAACGAGAGCGACCTCGACAAAGCCCGCCGCGTCAAACGCCTCCAGCGGCAGGTCGATCGGGACCGGGGCGGCGGGTCCGGGTTCCAGGTGGGCTGGGACGAAATCCCCGACCTGTCGCTGAGCGGCATTCTCAACCGTCGCGGGTCGACCGCCGGCGAACCGGAGGGGTGGCACGAAGTTCCGGACGTGTCACCACAAGGCATACGCGACATGGCGGAACGGATGCGGCGAGACGTGCAAGAGCCGCCACCCAGCCAACGGCGAGGCGGCGTACGCGAGCCACCAGGGGACGGGCCAGGGCCAGGGCAAGGGCAAGGGCCCAGCGCAGGCGAGGAATCCCCAGCGCTGAGCCTGGCCGAGGTCGTCGAAAAAATCGCCGAAAACCCGCCCCGCCGCTGGATGGACCTGGACGACCCGGATCACTTCGAGGAGATCTCCAACCGGGTCTACAACTGCCTGCTGCCCCGGCTCCGGTTCGACGTGCTCGTGGAACGCGAGCGATCCGGCACGCTGATGGATTTCCGCTGAGGAGGCGCGATGCGTTACACGGCCACCAATTCCGTGGCGTTGGCCCAGGGCACGGCCAACCAGTTCGTCGTCACCACCGGTTCGCGGGAACTGGGCGCCTGGGCCAGTGCGTCGGACCTGGAGATCAAGTGGGACAAGGCCGAGCACTGGGTCGGCGATTCCGACCGGTACTTCAAATACGCCGGAGTGGCGAAGTACGAGCCCATCAAATTCACCAGGGCCGCCGACCCGGTCGGCACGAAGTCGGTGCAGGACTGGCTCAACCAGGTGCAGTCGACCGGCGGAATGCCCGAGGACGGCGCGCTGCAGGTCGTCGGCGACACCGGCGCCGTGGTGCTCGAGTGGACGATCCGCGAGATGTTCCCGATCAACTGGAAGATCTCGGGCTTCGACGCGAGCGGGGCCAAGGTCTACATCGAAACGCTCACCGTCGTGCACTCCGGCCTCCTGAGCGCGGCCAACCGGGCCCAGCCGTCCTGAAGACCCTTCAGCCAAAGGAGATTCCCATGCCCCCTCCGGACGCGCCGCTCGCCCTCGGGATGGCCATGCGGTTCCAGGTCGACGCGGGCGACCTGGACCTCGGGCTCTGGTCCTCGTGCAAGGGCCTCGAGGCCAAGGCCAAGGTCCACAAGGCCTACAACCCCGGCAATTACTCCTATGAGCGGATCCTGTTCGCCGACATCAGCTATTCGACGGTGAAGCTCGAACGGGCGATGGAGCAGTCCGCGAGCGCCGCCGTGCGCCAGTGGCTGGAGACCTGGTGGCGGCCCTGGGCCCAGCCGGGCACCAACCCGCTCGGCGGCATGATCGACTTCGGCACGTCGATGACCATCCGGCTGCTCGACGCGCAGTGGCGGCAGGTCTCGTCCTGGACGCTGCGCAACGCCTACCCGGCCGGCTGGTACGGCCCCTCCCTTTCGGCGACCGACAGCAAGGTGGCCATCGAGCGGCTCGAAATCGACCACGAAGGGTTCCTCGACCTGGAAGGGATACCGCTGCCGTGACCAAGCTGCCCGCGAAACAGAACATCGCCACCGAGTCCAGCCTGACCAACGCGCTGCAGGTCGGCCGCCAGCTCATCGGGCTGGGCATGGGGGACGTGCCGGCCTCGCTCTCCCCGGTCGTCACCTCCGCCGACAGCTTCAACGGCGGGCTCCCGATTTCGTTCTCGCTCAACCCGAAATCGGTCTCCTTCACCAAGAAGAACAAGACCGAGAGCGACCGCGGGGTGATCGCGACGTCCTTTCAGGACGCGCTCAAGGCGACCAGCAACCGCCGGCTCACGCTCGGCGAGGTGTACATGACGGGCGCCGGCATCACGAGTGTGGTGATCTCGGCACTGGTCGACTGGGCGACACCGTTCAAGCAGCCGATCTCGGCGGCCAGCGCGGCGTGGCTCGGCAACGCGAACGCGCTGAGCGAACTGGTGAAGACCAGTGGCGCGAACGCCCTCAAGGACAGCCTCGGCTCCGGCGGGAGCAACAGCGTGCCGGCCCGGTCCTCCACCCATCAGGCCAGCCCGCTGGCCCGGCAGAGCAAGCTGGTCTACTACCGGCTGCCGATCCTGCGTTTCATGTGGGGCTTCGGCGCCCCGCTGCACAACTGCCTGGTCAACCTCGAGGGTGTCACCGTCGACTACCAGCGGTTCGACTTCACCGGCACCCCGGTCTGGGCGAAGCTCAAACTCGACCTGGTCGAGTACAGCGACGACCCGCCGTTCACCAACCCGACCTCCGGCGGCCGGCCGGGCCGCACCAAGCACGTGGTGACCCAGGGCGAGAACGTCATGCAGATCGCCAACCGGGCCTACGGCTCGCCGAACGCGTGGCGGCTGGTCGCGGAGGCCAACGGCATCGACGACCCGCTGCGGATCAAGCCCGGCCGGACGCTGGCGCTGCCGCCCGTGGACGAGGCGATGGCGGAGGTGACGTCGTGACCGACCCCGGGGAGCACATCGCCAACACCGAGCCCACCGGCAAGCCCGGCATCGTCGTGGACGGGATGCCGTTGCCGGACGCGCTCGCCTCGCGGCTGCTGCGGGTCGTGGTGGACAACGACCTGCACCTGCCCGGCATGTTCGAGCTGACCTTCATCGACATGACCGGCCAGACCACCGCGGAGGCCGGCATCGTGATCGGCTCGGCGATCACCGTCGTCGGCGCGGGGCAGGACGGGGAGCCGAGGACGCTGATCGTCGGCGAGGCCACCGCGATCGAAGGGCAGATCCAGGGGGTCACCATCCGCACGGTGGTGCGCGGGTACACCGGCGCGCACCGGCTGCAGCGGGCCCGGCGCAGCCGCAGCTTCGTCAACGTCACCGACGCCGACGTGGCGCGGCAGGTCGCCGGCGAGGCCGGCCTGGCGATCGGGCTGGTGGAGGCGACCAGCACCACCCACTCGTACCTGGCGCAGGTGAACCAGACCGACTGGGAGTTCCTGGACGGGCGGGCCCGGGAGATCGGGTTCGAGATGGGAGTGGCCGACGGGCTGTTCTACTTCCGCCCCGGCACCCACAGCCTGCTCGCGGCCGGGGGCCACACGGCCGGCATGGTCCGCAGCGCCGTCGCCGAGGTGGTCGACGAGTCCGAAGCGATCACGGTCGCCTTCCCGGACGACCTGTTCAGCTTCCGGCCCCGGGTGTCGGGGGCCAACGTCACCCCGGACGTCGAGGTCCGCGTCTGGGACCCGATGACCCGGACCGCGCTGGCGCAGAACGCGGACACGCCGATCGACACCGGACCGTCGGCGCTGTCGATGGGCGGGCAGTTCACCGCCGGCGGGCCGATGGCGCAGCTGCGCGGCGCGGCCGACGCCATGACCGGCTCGGTGGATTCGTTCAGTGCCACGGGTTTCGACGCCGGGGTCAACGCGGCCCAGAGCGCGGTCACGGACACCATGTCCCAGGTGACCGGCGGCCTGGTGGGCTCGCCGGTCGGCTTCCTCGGGCCGCCGCCGAGCCTCACCGCGCACGTCGTGGTCGACCAGCCGGTCGCCGACACCACCACGATGGCCACCACCGGCCCGATGGTCGCGAACGCGGTGGCCACGGACTTCGGCAGCACGTACGCCGAGTGCGAGGGCGAGGTCAAGGGCAACGCCGACATCCAGCCGAACGCGACGATCGACGTGCAGGGCGTGCAGTCGATCTTCGCCGGCACCTGGCAGGTGTCGCGGGCCCGGCACGTCTTCGACGACTCGGAGTACGGCTACCGCGTGATCTTCTCCGCCCACGGCCGGCAGGACCGCACCGTGCTGGGCCTCACGTCGAAGGCCGGGCGCAGCTCGACACGGAACCCGGTGCTGGAAGGCGTTGTCTGCGGCGTGGTCAGCGACTGCGCGGACCCGCTCGGCAAGGGCCGCATGAAGGTCACGCTGCCCTGGCTTTCCCCCACTTTCGAAACCGATTGGGCGCCGAACATCCAGTTCTGCTCCGGCCCGCGCAGCGGCGCGATCTTCATGCCGGAGATCGGCGACGAAGTACTGGTGGCCTTCGAGTTCGGTGACGCGCGGCGCGCCTACGTCCTCGGCGCGATGATGAACGACTTCACCGCGTGGAGCATCGCGCAGTCCGGGCCGATCTTCGCCGGCGGGCTGGGCGGGCTCGCCACCGACGGCGTCGGCCTGGCCGCGCAGGCCGCCGGGAGCGCGCTGGGCTCCGCGCTGCTCCCGATGGCGGGGCCGCTCGGCGGGATGATCGGTGGTGCGATCGGCAGCCAGGCCGGCAAGGACATCGGCAACGAGGCGGTCCAGTCGGTGTCCGGGACGACGATCGTGCCCGGCATGGTCAGCGAGGTCCACCACCGCGGGTTCGTCTCCAGCACGGGAAACGCGCTGCTGTTCTACGACGTGCCGATGATCCCGCCCCTGCCTTCGGCGGCCGACGCCGGCTCGGTGACCGGTGAATCGGTCGACGCCGGGGGCGGCACCGGGTCGGCGGGCCTGCAGGCCGTGCCACCGGGGGTCGGCGCGATGGGCTCGGCGGTCCGCGTGGGCTCGCAGAGCGGCGAGATCGGGCTCACCGTCGACCAGGTCAGCGGCGGCGTCAACCTCACCGCGAGCCCGGTGCCCGGGGTGACCACCATCCCGATCCCGAACATCA
This genomic interval carries:
- a CDS encoding eCIS core domain-containing protein, with the protein product MTGPAQPAASGFPDSATAGPVQPIAPGLSAPPAAPGWPTLPATPGLSDPQALPGRPTPPAGRNLPTVSAARRNRPSPADRPSPADRANSADRARSPDHPSPRPTTQTKPDRPRPPSLLAPSAQPQLAAGVTGSLRRAAEAVVDTVVPAPLIAPMKRALGIDISDVRVRRGEEVSLAARYLGARAFTADEVVHLPDSAGPVEGGDAAPLLAHELTHAAQQRHFGAALPGPETAAGRRLEAEAVTVQQWVAEGMVGEPPVVRGHSAPVQLAREDYDDLDDEPDDDFDEDINESDLDKARRVKRLQRQVDRDRGGGSGFQVGWDEIPDLSLSGILNRRGSTAGEPEGWHEVPDVSPQGIRDMAERMRRDVQEPPPSQRRGGVREPPGDGPGPGQGQGPSAGEESPALSLAEVVEKIAENPPRRWMDLDDPDHFEEISNRVYNCLLPRLRFDVLVERERSGTLMDFR
- a CDS encoding phage tail protein; this encodes MRYTATNSVALAQGTANQFVVTTGSRELGAWASASDLEIKWDKAEHWVGDSDRYFKYAGVAKYEPIKFTRAADPVGTKSVQDWLNQVQSTGGMPEDGALQVVGDTGAVVLEWTIREMFPINWKISGFDASGAKVYIETLTVVHSGLLSAANRAQPS
- a CDS encoding phage tail protein, which produces MPPPDAPLALGMAMRFQVDAGDLDLGLWSSCKGLEAKAKVHKAYNPGNYSYERILFADISYSTVKLERAMEQSASAAVRQWLETWWRPWAQPGTNPLGGMIDFGTSMTIRLLDAQWRQVSSWTLRNAYPAGWYGPSLSATDSKVAIERLEIDHEGFLDLEGIPLP
- a CDS encoding phage baseplate assembly protein V, producing the protein MTDPGEHIANTEPTGKPGIVVDGMPLPDALASRLLRVVVDNDLHLPGMFELTFIDMTGQTTAEAGIVIGSAITVVGAGQDGEPRTLIVGEATAIEGQIQGVTIRTVVRGYTGAHRLQRARRSRSFVNVTDADVARQVAGEAGLAIGLVEATSTTHSYLAQVNQTDWEFLDGRAREIGFEMGVADGLFYFRPGTHSLLAAGGHTAGMVRSAVAEVVDESEAITVAFPDDLFSFRPRVSGANVTPDVEVRVWDPMTRTALAQNADTPIDTGPSALSMGGQFTAGGPMAQLRGAADAMTGSVDSFSATGFDAGVNAAQSAVTDTMSQVTGGLVGSPVGFLGPPPSLTAHVVVDQPVADTTTMATTGPMVANAVATDFGSTYAECEGEVKGNADIQPNATIDVQGVQSIFAGTWQVSRARHVFDDSEYGYRVIFSAHGRQDRTVLGLTSKAGRSSTRNPVLEGVVCGVVSDCADPLGKGRMKVTLPWLSPTFETDWAPNIQFCSGPRSGAIFMPEIGDEVLVAFEFGDARRAYVLGAMMNDFTAWSIAQSGPIFAGGLGGLATDGVGLAAQAAGSALGSALLPMAGPLGGMIGGAIGSQAGKDIGNEAVQSVSGTTIVPGMVSEVHHRGFVSSTGNALLFYDVPMIPPLPSAADAGSVTGESVDAGGGTGSAGLQAVPPGVGAMGSAVRVGSQSGEIGLTVDQVSGGVNLTASPVPGVTTIPIPNINIIAENGFVNIGAGAEGTMLIDGGINLIIKATGAITLDAPMINLLGLPLVNGVPIPL